One Methylobacterium sp. AMS5 genomic region harbors:
- a CDS encoding NAD(+) synthase — MTNPSQETLSPKNFRSLYRHGFARVAACTGRSHPGDPAANVADISGLARQAHGAGAALAVFPELCVSSYAIEDLLLQATLLDAVEAGVARLVEESAGLTPLLVVGAPLRWRNRLYNCAVAIRGGRLLGVVPKSYLPNYREFYEKRHFASGAGITAETIRLGGREAPFGTDLIFAADDLPGFRLAIEVCEDLWVPQTPGMDAVLAGATVIANPSGSPITVGRADSRALLTRAASMRGLCAYVYAAAGTGESTTDLSWDGQTSIDENGVRLAEGQRFPQAPVVTLADIDLDLIAQERLQAGSLDDNARRHDTPPWRTIPFRLDPPTSDLGLERRVERFPFVPADPARLAQDCYEAYNIQVAGLAQRLAATGTKRAVIGVSGGLDSTHALIVVAKAFDKLDLPRKNILAYTLPGFATSDETKTNAHALMRALGTTSEEIDIRPAARQMLADMGHPFGRGEAVYDVTFENVQAGLRTDYLFRLANQHGGIVIGTGDLSELALGWSTYGVGDQMSHYGVNAGVPKTLIQHLIRWVIASGQFGEAENRTLRAVLDTEISPELVPASEGEGPQSTEAKIGPYALQDFNLWFTLRHGFRPSKIAFLALHAWGDAAVGDWPPDFPQAKRVAYDLAEIRRWLGVFLDRFFRFSQFKRSALPNGPKVSAGGSLSPRGDWRAPSDASARAWLDELERNVPKA, encoded by the coding sequence GTGACGAATCCGAGCCAAGAGACCTTGAGTCCGAAAAACTTCCGCTCCCTCTACCGGCATGGCTTTGCCCGCGTCGCCGCCTGCACCGGCCGCAGCCATCCGGGCGACCCGGCGGCCAATGTCGCCGACATCTCAGGCCTCGCGCGGCAGGCGCACGGGGCCGGGGCGGCGCTCGCGGTCTTCCCCGAACTCTGCGTCTCCTCCTACGCCATCGAGGATCTGCTGTTGCAGGCCACCCTCCTCGACGCGGTCGAGGCGGGCGTGGCGCGGCTGGTCGAGGAGAGCGCCGGGCTCACGCCGCTGCTCGTCGTCGGCGCGCCCCTGCGCTGGCGCAACCGGCTCTACAATTGCGCCGTGGCGATCCGGGGCGGGCGGCTGCTCGGCGTGGTGCCGAAGAGCTACCTGCCGAACTACCGGGAGTTCTACGAGAAGCGCCACTTCGCCTCCGGCGCCGGCATCACGGCCGAGACGATCCGCCTCGGCGGGAGGGAGGCGCCGTTCGGCACCGACCTGATCTTCGCCGCCGACGACCTGCCGGGCTTCCGCCTCGCGATCGAGGTCTGCGAAGATCTCTGGGTGCCGCAGACGCCGGGCATGGATGCGGTGCTCGCCGGCGCCACCGTGATCGCCAACCCCTCGGGCAGCCCGATCACCGTGGGTCGGGCCGATTCCCGCGCCCTGCTGACCCGCGCCGCCTCGATGCGCGGCCTGTGCGCCTACGTCTACGCGGCGGCCGGGACGGGGGAATCCACTACCGACCTGTCCTGGGACGGGCAGACCAGCATTGACGAGAACGGCGTGCGGCTGGCGGAAGGGCAGCGCTTCCCTCAAGCGCCGGTCGTGACGCTGGCCGATATCGACCTCGATCTCATCGCCCAGGAGCGGCTTCAGGCCGGCAGCCTCGACGACAACGCCCGCCGACACGACACCCCGCCGTGGCGGACAATCCCCTTCCGGCTCGATCCGCCGACGAGCGATCTGGGGCTCGAGCGTCGGGTCGAGCGCTTTCCCTTCGTGCCGGCCGACCCCGCCCGCCTCGCGCAGGATTGCTACGAGGCCTACAACATTCAGGTCGCCGGCCTCGCCCAGCGGCTCGCCGCAACCGGCACGAAGCGGGCGGTGATCGGGGTTTCCGGCGGCCTCGACTCGACGCACGCGCTGATCGTCGTCGCCAAAGCCTTCGATAAACTCGACCTCCCGCGGAAAAATATCCTGGCCTACACCCTGCCGGGCTTTGCCACCTCCGACGAGACCAAGACCAACGCCCACGCCCTGATGCGGGCGCTCGGCACCACCTCGGAGGAGATCGACATCCGCCCGGCCGCCCGGCAGATGCTGGCCGATATGGGCCACCCGTTCGGGCGGGGCGAGGCGGTCTACGACGTCACCTTCGAGAACGTGCAGGCGGGCCTGCGCACCGACTACCTGTTCCGGCTGGCCAACCAGCACGGCGGCATCGTGATCGGCACCGGCGATCTCTCGGAACTGGCGCTCGGCTGGAGCACCTACGGCGTCGGCGACCAGATGAGCCATTACGGGGTCAATGCCGGCGTACCCAAGACCCTGATCCAGCACCTGATCCGTTGGGTGATCGCGTCCGGGCAGTTCGGCGAGGCGGAGAACCGCACGCTCCGGGCGGTGCTCGACACCGAGATTTCGCCCGAACTGGTGCCGGCCTCGGAAGGCGAGGGGCCGCAGAGCACGGAAGCCAAGATCGGTCCCTACGCCCTGCAGGACTTCAATCTCTGGTTCACCCTGCGTCACGGCTTCCGGCCGTCGAAGATCGCCTTCCTCGCGCTCCATGCCTGGGGAGACGCGGCGGTCGGCGACTGGCCGCCGGATTTCCCGCAAGCCAAGCGCGTCGCCTACGACTTGGCCGAGATCCGGCGCTGGCTCGGCGTCTTCCTCGATCGCTTCTTCCGCTTCAGCCAGTTCAAGCGTTCGGCGCTCCCCAACGGCCCGAAGGTCTCGGCCGGCGGCTCGCTCTCGCCCCGCGGCGATTGGCGCGCGCCCTCGGATGCCAGCGCCCGGGCGTGGCTCGACGAGCTGGAG